The following are encoded in a window of Bdellovibrionales bacterium genomic DNA:
- a CDS encoding SDR family oxidoreductase: MTDSFTLLTGASSGIGFELAKIFAAKNHNLILTARSKETLEKLAEDLRNTHKVKVEVVALDLGLDSSPETLFNYCQEHGLNVDILVNNAGFGDNVVFARSEWRKQAQMMDLNMKSLTHLCHLFIPEMIANREGAILNVASTAAFQPGPFMAVYYATKSYVLSFSEALNEELRGTGVHVTTLCPGPTISGFQEAAGMDTTLLFKMPIPNSRIVAEYGYQSLMAKKSVAVQGWANKLMAFSVRLSPRGLLVRVVRLLQEKRMGAS, encoded by the coding sequence ATGACAGACTCATTCACCCTACTCACCGGCGCGAGCAGTGGCATTGGTTTTGAACTTGCGAAGATTTTCGCAGCTAAAAACCACAACCTCATCCTGACAGCCCGCTCGAAAGAAACCCTTGAGAAGCTGGCTGAAGACTTACGGAACACGCACAAAGTAAAAGTCGAAGTTGTTGCCTTGGATTTAGGTCTCGATTCTTCGCCTGAAACCTTGTTCAACTACTGCCAAGAACATGGCCTGAATGTAGATATCTTGGTGAATAATGCCGGTTTCGGAGACAACGTTGTTTTTGCGAGATCAGAGTGGCGCAAGCAGGCCCAGATGATGGACCTCAACATGAAATCCCTGACCCATCTTTGTCACCTTTTCATTCCCGAGATGATCGCCAACCGCGAAGGGGCCATTCTGAATGTGGCATCGACGGCGGCTTTCCAACCTGGACCTTTTATGGCGGTTTACTATGCGACGAAGTCCTATGTTCTGAGTTTCTCGGAAGCACTGAACGAGGAGCTTCGAGGCACCGGAGTGCACGTGACAACTCTGTGCCCGGGACCGACGATCTCCGGCTTTCAAGAGGCTGCCGGCATGGATACGACGTTGCTTTTCAAAATGCCGATTCCAAACAGCCGCATTGTTGCTGAGTATGGCTATCAATCTTTGATGGCGAAAAAATCGGTCGCTGTTCAAGGCTGGGCGAATAAGCTGATGGCATTTTCTGTACGCCTTTCTCCGCGCGGGCTGCTTGTACGAGTGGTTCGTCTTCTGCAAGAAAAGCGCATGGGAGCATCCTGA